A genomic region of Denticeps clupeoides chromosome 9, fDenClu1.1, whole genome shotgun sequence contains the following coding sequences:
- the fkbp7 gene encoding peptidyl-prolyl cis-trans isomerase FKBP7, which translates to MSPPVALLLALLALQPSLMVAARDEVDTEVLFMPENCTQKSKKGDLLNAHYDGFLAKDGSKFYCSRSVKEGHPQWFVLGVGQVIKGLDLGLTNMCPGEKRKVTVPPSLAFGEKGKGPVPPNATVVFEVELYAVSRGPRSMEAFQEIDQDMDKALTRDEVRRYLKLQDEKTGSGSQDETFYNKVVADVFRKNDVNGDGSLSVKEYNVYGHDEL; encoded by the exons ATGTCTCCCCCCGTCGCCCTGCTCCTGGCGCTGCTCGCCCTGCAGCCGAGCCTCATGGTCGCGGCGAGggacgaggtggacacggaagTCTTGTTCATGCCCGAGAACTGCACGCAAAAGAGCAAGAAGGGGGACCTCCTGAACGCCCATTACGACGGGTTCCTGGCGAAGGACGGCTCCAAATTCTACTGCAG TCGTTCAGTGAAAGAAGGACACCCTCAGTGGTTCGTTTTGGGTGTCGGACAAGTGATAAAAGGCCTCGACCTCGGGTTGACCAACATGTGCccaggagagaaaagaaaagtaacGGTGCCACCGTCGTTAGCGTTCGGAGAGAAAGGCAAAG GCCCTGTTCCACCTAATGCAACAGTTGTCTTCGAGGTGGAGCTGTACGCTGTGTCTCGGGGACCAAGGAGCATGGAAGCGTTTCAAGAAATAGACCAAGACATGGACAAAGCTCTCACTAGAGACGAG GTGAGACGGTATTTGAAGTTGCAAGATGAGAAAACGGGCAGTGGCTCGCAGGATGAGACGTTCTACAATAAAGTCGTGGCCGATGTGTTCCGCAAGAACGATGTGAATGGAGACGGCTCGTTGTCTGTAAAAGAATACAACGTTTATGGGCATGACGAACTGTAG